One part of the Prochlorococcus marinus str. MIT 9313 genome encodes these proteins:
- a CDS encoding photosystem I reaction center protein subunit XI, whose product MTDENLPLGPKTLNEKYRDRGHVEEWAVQPAADPCVGNLATPVNSGYFVKALVNNLPLYREGISANFRGLETGAAIGYFIYGPFLVMGPLRTTDFATTAALLATVGAVHILTALLVLYNVPGKAPTVPPPDVTVANPPADLFTRKGWADFTSGFWLGGCAGAAFAWFLCNTLHMQPLLNVPMNVWAS is encoded by the coding sequence ATGACTGACGAGAACCTGCCCCTAGGCCCCAAGACGCTCAACGAAAAGTACCGTGACCGAGGGCACGTAGAAGAGTGGGCTGTGCAGCCTGCTGCTGACCCCTGCGTCGGAAACCTGGCCACTCCAGTCAATAGTGGCTACTTCGTGAAAGCCTTAGTCAACAATCTTCCCCTCTATCGCGAGGGTATTTCTGCAAACTTCCGCGGCTTGGAAACTGGTGCCGCGATCGGCTACTTCATTTACGGTCCCTTCCTTGTAATGGGTCCGTTAAGAACAACCGATTTTGCTACAACAGCAGCTTTATTGGCAACAGTTGGAGCAGTGCATATCCTTACTGCTCTTTTAGTGCTTTACAACGTCCCCGGCAAGGCACCCACCGTGCCACCCCCGGACGTCACTGTTGCTAACCCTCCTGCCGACCTGTTCACAAGGAAAGGCTGGGCAGACTTCACAAGTGGCTTTTGGCTGGGTGGCTGCGCGGGCGCGGCCTTTGCATGGTTCCTATGCAACACTTTGCACATGCAACCACTGCTGAATGTTCCCATGAATGTCTGGGCTTCTTAA
- a CDS encoding glycosyltransferase family 2 protein produces MPSPMDLSVVVPLFNEEESLPKLIDQLLAALRPTGEIFELVLVNDGSTDGTAKVLEQLSIKTPELVGVLLRKNYGQTAAMAAGFDVSQGEVIVSIDGDLQNDPADIPLLLSKLREGYDLVSGWRHQRQDAALKRKLPSKIANRLIGRVTGVRLHDYGCSLKAYRKEILTDMRLYGELHRFLPALAFIEGALITEVKVNHRARQYGNSKYGIDRTFRVLMDLFTVWFMKRFLTRPMYVFGFGGLLAMGGSLLTSIYLLAIKLMGEDIGNRPLLTMAVVLGLTGVQLFCFGLLGELVMRTYHESQGRPIYRIRATLRGGGTS; encoded by the coding sequence ATGCCCTCGCCCATGGACCTCTCAGTCGTAGTACCCCTCTTCAACGAAGAGGAAAGCCTGCCAAAGTTGATAGATCAACTCCTTGCAGCCTTACGCCCTACTGGTGAAATCTTCGAGCTAGTGCTCGTGAATGATGGCTCCACCGACGGCACCGCCAAGGTGCTGGAGCAGCTAAGTATTAAAACGCCAGAACTGGTAGGCGTACTTCTACGCAAAAACTATGGCCAAACGGCTGCCATGGCTGCAGGATTCGACGTATCCCAAGGTGAAGTGATTGTCAGCATCGATGGCGATCTCCAAAACGATCCCGCCGATATCCCGCTACTCCTATCGAAGTTGCGTGAGGGATACGACCTCGTAAGCGGCTGGCGTCATCAACGCCAGGATGCTGCCCTAAAGCGCAAACTGCCCTCAAAAATTGCCAATCGCCTGATCGGCCGAGTTACCGGTGTAAGGCTGCATGACTACGGCTGCTCACTGAAAGCCTATCGGAAAGAAATCCTGACGGATATGCGTCTCTATGGAGAGCTGCACCGCTTCCTGCCGGCTTTGGCCTTTATCGAAGGGGCTCTGATCACAGAAGTGAAAGTCAACCACCGTGCACGCCAATACGGCAATAGCAAGTACGGGATCGATCGCACCTTCCGCGTGTTGATGGACCTATTCACGGTGTGGTTTATGAAGCGCTTTCTGACCAGACCGATGTACGTCTTCGGTTTCGGCGGGTTGCTCGCCATGGGCGGGAGCCTGCTGACGAGTATCTATTTACTGGCGATCAAGCTGATGGGAGAAGACATTGGCAACCGCCCACTACTCACCATGGCAGTGGTACTCGGCCTGACTGGAGTCCAATTGTTTTGCTTTGGTCTACTAGGCGAGTTGGTCATGCGCACCTACCACGAAAGCCAAGGGCGACCGATCTACCGCATACGGGCGACGTTGCGCGGCGGCGGTACATCCTGA
- a CDS encoding photosystem I reaction center subunit VIII, translated as MTSDFAATWLPAVFVPLIVLVTPAIFIVLVGRHITATD; from the coding sequence ATGACAAGTGATTTTGCTGCCACCTGGCTGCCTGCGGTGTTTGTACCCCTTATCGTGCTAGTGACACCGGCAATTTTCATTGTCCTAGTGGGTCGCCATATCACAGCTACCGACTGA